The following DNA comes from Chryseobacterium gallinarum.
GAAATTCCGTCCGTCTGCAAATAATAAGAGGAATGCCCCAGCCAGATGAATACATCTGCAGTTTTATCCAGTCTTTTCAAATCCGTGTGGACAGAAGGAATGGGATGCATCGGTTTCAGCAACGGATCTTTTTTGCCAAAAAAGAAATCATAAGTCACTTTTGACATTTTATAACCTTCAGCAATAGATGGGGTATGGCTGAGATTCTGAAACTGCTTTTTGTAATAAAGCTCTGAGCGTTTAATACGTTCCAGCCGCTTTCCTTTCGGAACAGCACCGAAAGCTTTTCTGTTAATTACTATAAAATAAACAACAATTAATAGGGTTATAATCGTAATGATCCAATATATCATTTGCAAAAAAATGGATATCAAATGTATTGACTTTTATCTTTACATGAAAATCTGAGCCCTCTGCAATGCCTTTTTAACTAAATTTATCATGCTTTAAAAAAAATTATTATTCATTTGAGTGATCATTTATTTAAAACTCTTTAATTTAGCAGCTTAAAAAAACTCAAAAAGACATTGAAAAATTATTCGGTAATATTTATTCTCGCCTTGCTTTCATCATGTGCTTCTGTTAAAAAGCATAATGCCCAGCGAGATTCATGTATTCCCCCTGAGCTGCTCAAAGAGGATGTAGACTATGCTTATTCAAAGCTTCAACAAATGCATCCGCAGCTTTACTGGTACATTTCCAAACCCGAATTGGATCACAAATTTGACAGTCTTAAGCAAACGATTACAGAGCCCCTTACTCCTCTTCAGTTTTATTTTAAACTTCAGCCCATTATTGCCGGCGTTCGTGAAGGGCATCTTTCTTTAAGGATTCCGAGAAGAAAATTCAGCAAAAAAGAAATCAAAAAACTGGAACATACAAAAGGTTTATTCAGCCGCTTTGAATATTATATATCCGGCAACCGGATGTATATTATTCAGAACCCGGATTCCATTGAAAATATAAAACCCGGAACCGAACTGATAAGCATCAATAATGTTCCTGTAGCAGATTATATTATAAAATACAGAAAACTGATCAGTAGTGACGGATATAATGATACTTTTCAGCCTTATTTTCTGAAGGATCTGTTTTTTAATTTTTATACCGCAGAAAATGGTCTTTCCAATACTGCAATGATAGAGACCCTTTATCATGGTGAAAAACGAACCTATAAATTAAGCAGGGAGCACAAATCGGAAACTGATCTTGAAAAAGATAAGGAAATGAAAAAACGGACACTTGAAAAGAAAGTCAATGATTATGTTGCTTCCAGCAATTCCTACAACCGGAGTTTTAAATTTCTGGATAAGGACAGCACTATTGCCTATATAAAAGTAAAAAGCTTCTCCAGGGAATATTCTGATCAGTTTTATAAAGAGACATTTTCTAAAATTAAGGAGGCCGGGTCTTCTTATCTTATCATTGATGTCCGCAACAATTACGGAGGCTCACTACACGAGATTAATAATTTGTATTCCTACCTGGCAGATAAACCTTTTACGTTGATCAAGCCTTCCCAGGTAACCTCCAGGGATATTCCGCTGCGTACAAATTACTTTAGAAAAAGTAGCCCTCTGGAATATGCATTTAAAAGTATTGCCTATCCAAGCTATTTTTTTGCCCAGGCATTCAGCACCTATAAAAAAGACGGTAAGGTTTTCTATAAAATGAAAGTAGATAAGCCTACGAAGCCTAATAAAAATGCTTTCCACGGAAAAGTTTATGTTCTGATCAATGGTGGAAGTTTTTCGGCTTCTTCCATTATAACGGCAAAGCTTAAAGATAATAAAAGAGCTACCCTTGTGGGAGAAGAAACCGGAGGGGCTAATGATGGAACAGTTGCAGGGTTTTATTCTTATCAGCAGCTGCCCAACAGCCAGATCAAATTTCCTATCGGGCTGCTTCTTGTACAGCCTAATATCAATTTTTCAGATACCAAAAAAGGAGTTTCTCCTGATATTTCCATTAAGGAAAGTATGCAGGATATTATTGATCAAAAAGATCCGCAATTGGATTGGATAAAAGCCGAAATCGATAAAGAGAAGCAAAAACAAAAGTAAAAGGTATCGGCGGGCTTTCAGCCCGCCGATACCTTTTATGCTCTATTATCTGTTTAAGAACCTCTTTCTTCTATACATTCCAGCATTTTCAAAGCCAGTCCTTCTGCTATGGAGATTAGAAAATATAATCGGTACTTAAAAAGTTGGAATCATGATCCCTAACAATGGTATTCAGTAGTTCTTTATTGGATTCCGTCAATTTTGCAGCCACTAAGGACCTGATTGAAAAGGAACGGAGGGCATCAAAAACAGAAAGGGTACCTTCGGCACTGTCTTTTCTGCCGGTAAAAGGAAATACATCCGGGCCTCTTTGTGCCTGACAATTGATATTCACACGGCTTACAAGATTTACGAAAGGATCAATCAGTTTTGCTACTTCCTGCGGATCTTCACTGAAAATACTTACCTGCATCCCATGTGAAGCATTCACCTGATAATCGATAGGTTCCTCAATATTCTCAAACGGGACCACCGGAATGACCGGGCCAAACTGCTCTTCATGATATAGTTTCATATCACTGTTAACGGGATAAACCACCGCAGGGAACACAAAAGATTCTTCCGTATATCCTCCTTCTTTATTTAAAACGGCAGCTCCTTTAGCCAATGCATCGTCAATACATTCTTTTAAATAAGGAGGTTTGTTCACTTCAGGAAGAGGAGTTATTTTCACATCTTTTTCCCATGGTAATCCCGGCTTCAGTGCAGAAACCGCTTCACTCAATCTGGTTGTAAATTCTGCTGCAATTTCTTTTTGAACAAAAATTAATTTTAATGCTGTGCAACGCTGCCCATTAAAAGAAAGGGCACCAAGGATACACTCACTTACAGCCACATCAAGATTGGCATGTCTGGTTACAATCGCGGCATTTTTAGCGTCCAGACTCAGGATGGCTCTTAAACGGTTCACTTTCGGATGCAGCTTTTTCAGGCCATTGGCTACTTTACTGGATCCGATAAAAGCCAGCACATTGACTTTTCCACTTTCCATAATAGGAGTAATAATTTCCGAACCTTTCCCATACAGGGTATTTACGGTTCCCTTAGGAAAAGCCTCCCTGAATGCATCTAATAAAGGATAATGTGCCAATACCCCGTGCTTAGGTAATTTAAATAAAATGGTATTTCCCATAATCAATGCAGGAATCAAAGTGGTAAAGATTTCATTCAACGGGTAATTGAATGGTCCCATACTCAACACAACCCCCAACGGAGCCCTTCGGATCTGCGCTATCGTTTCTTCCGCCTGCTGGAAACGGGAAGATTCCCTGTCTAAATCTTTAAGTGCATCAATAGTCTGATTGATATAATCTACGGTACGGTCAAATTCCTTGGTGGAATCTGCCAGTGTTTTTCCTATTTCCCACATCAGCAATCTGATAATCAGATCCCGCTGCTGAATCATCAGGTATACAAATTTCTGCATGCATTTGATTCTACCTTCTACCGACATGGTGGGCCATTCACCAAGACCATTGTCATAAGCTTTTACACAGGCTTCAAGAACCTCCATGGCTTCTTCGGGGCCGATATCCGGGATACTGCCCAAGAGTTTTCTTTCCAGTCCGTTTTCAGTAGGGATACAAACCGGGGAATAGATATTCTGTGTTGCTCCTTTCCATTCTACCAGCTCACCATTCAGGAGATAGACTTTCTGATGAATTTCGGGTACTTTATATTCTTCCGGGATTTTGCCTTCGCTTTTAAAAATATCTTGAAATGATGCATTGTTTGCTGAACTCATATTTTTAATATTTAATAATTTGAATCTGAACTTTTGAAGAATAAAGGTAGAGGTAAAAATTCATTTTCAGAATAATGATTCAATAGATTCGCTCTATTTAAAAGCTATTTGAACGAAAATTAGCCCAGCCAACTGAAAAAAAGGATAATTTTGTAAAAATAAATTTTCAATGTTTTCAAAAATAGTTTTCAGTACATTATTTTTTTTCTCGGCATATGGTTTTGCTCAAAATACCCAAACTGCCAATACTGTTTTGATGAAAGGACAATCTGTACACACCTACTCCAGATTACCCGAAGTAAATAAACCCGCTCCCAGGTTTATTCTTACGGATGTAAATATGAACGATCAGAGCCTGGACGCTTACAAAGGAAGGTATATCATCCTTAATATCTTTCCGAGTGTAGACACAGGAGTTTGCTCCGCTTCAGTTCACCATTTCAATGAAGAAGCAGCCAATCTTCCTAACACGGTAGTTCTCTGCATTTCTAAAGATCTGCCTTTTGCTCAGAAAAGATTCTGTGGGGCCGAGGGGATAGACAGAGTGGTCATGCTATCGGATTTCCGTTCCGATTTCGGATGGAACTACGGGGTGGAAATGATTGATTCATCCATGAAAGGACTTCTCAGCAGAGCTGTTGTAGTAATTGATCCTTCGGGGAAAATTATTTATGAAGAACAGGTTCCCGACATTTCCCAGGAACCTAACTATGAAGCAGCGATCCGGGCTGTGAAACAATAAATAAAAAACCTCCGGTCATCTTGCGTTCCGGAGGTTTTATTATTCTTATCTTCTTTTTCCTTTCTTCTTGGTGGTAAACACAATTGCACCGTTTTTAGCATCTTCGCCATACTTTTCTATGGCTTCCTTAGCAATAAAAGTATTAACAGTTTCAATACTCTCCGGTTTTATCGCACGTAATTCTTCTATAGAAATCTTTTTATCATTTAATAATACCAATGGCCTTTTTTCCGGTGTTAAAACGGGAGTGCCGATTTTTAAAGACGGATTCCTATTGAAAGGATCAGTGGATATTACATTCTGTACTTTTTCGATCTCCGGTTTTGTTTCCTGTGAATGCAAAGCTGTAAAACCAATGAAAAGCAATATCCCGAAAACCAGTTTACTCGTTAATGAAAAAGTAAGGCTTCCCCCAAGCTTATTTTTCCGAAACCTTCCGCCAATATCTTTATCAGGATCAAAAATGTTGATGGGTTCTTCATCTGAAAAAGATGTGAAATCATGAACGGCTTTGGAACAAACGGAGCCGAATTTTCCTTTTTCACCGGCAGTTATGTTATCCCAGGTTTTATGACAGGATTTGAGGATGGTAATTTTCATAGCGGGCATTTTATCTATAAAGATGCTTTATTGGTGAAAAAGGTTGGAAACAATATTCTTCTCGCGAGAACTTCAAACAAAAGTTAAGCCTCTGTCAACACTTCCCCATCCTTCAAAACCATATATTCCTGCCCTATTTCCTCAGAAACTTTTTTCAGATCATTCTCATCAAACAATTGCGGGATATAGCATTTCTCATGTGCAAACAACCCATAATGTATAGGAACCAGCTTTTCAGCATGTAAAAGATGAGCTGCGGCAAAAGCTTCTTTCAAATTAAGAGAAGCCGGAACCGGGCTGTATTCCAGTCCAATGATTTCAAAATTGACAACCACTCCATTCACAGGTAAAAAGGCATAATCGATATCCTTGTTTTCTTTTCCAAGTTTCCAGAACTGATTGTGCCAGATGGTATCTCCGCCATGGAAGATCTTTGTTTCTCCGTCATCTACAATCCAGGAAGACTGTATTTCTCCTACTCCATCCATGGCAAATACAGGTTTGAAGGTCATATTGTTTTCTGTAAAGGTTTCATTAAGATCAAGAACAATGATCTCCACCTCATCCAAAATTTTTCTTACCACAGCTTCAAGCCCTTTGTATACGATCAGCTTTCCGTCTTTTTTTAAACATTTCCTGATGACTCCTTTATCAAAATGATCGAGATGCATATGTGTAAACAGAATGTAATCTGCCTGTACATGATCTGAGAACTGCATCACCTGCTCTACAGCATCTCCCAGAACGGGTTTGTAATAGGAAAAATCCTCTGCTGCGTCTATTAAGATGGTTTTGCCATTGGAGATCAGCTTTACTCCTGCCCAGTTTAATTTTTGTATTTCCATAATTTCTTTTTTTACAAAGAAAAAGAGTTACGGAAGGCGAGACAATAAACAAAAGATAATTAATTAAGGTTGAAAGATGGAAGCACGAAGATGGAAATAACGGTTGTTCTAATTTGTGATTGCTTTTTTGAATTGATGAGTAATGCAGATCATTGTAAGCGCCAAGTTTTTATTTATTAACCGCAGCTTATAAGGAAGAAGATGGCGAAAAAACCGTCGGTTTATGGATAACTCTTGCCTTTAAGTAATCCTCTTTCTGATCCTGCTTAAAGAAATAGGAGTGATGCCAATATAGGAAGCCAGATATTTTAAAGGAATATTCTGAATATAATGAGGTTTGTTTTTGAGTAAGTATTCATAGAGGTCCTGAGGCGTATTTTTAAGCAGAAGCATTTCGCGTTTCATGGCGGCGTTCAATTTCCGGCTCAGATAATAGTTTTGTACAAACCGGCAGTGGGGATTGTCAGCAAACATTTTTTTTACCTCATCCAAAGTTATTTCCCATGCCAGCCCATTCTCCAGGGATTCATAGATTGCATCGGGCTCTTCTCTCCCGACACTAAAGATATCTCCGGGAAAATAAAAATCTGCTGATATTTCTACCTCAATATCCGATACCGTATTGATATAATATTTCCGGACAACCCCATCTTCAACAAGATAAGCCTTATTGTCCGGAAATATATTTTTCTTTGAAAATGATACTTCAGTAAATTTTTCCCAGACAGGGTCAGTCTCCTCAACATTGAGGTGGGAAAATAGCTTTTTATTAATGGTTACTGAAGCCAAAATCTTATTATTTACAATAAATTTTCATCTACAAGGTTAGGCAGGGTCACCTTTAAATTAGGTTCAGCCTCCATTGCTCTTTTAATAGCAAAGATAGCGCCTTCGTTTCTTGCCCAGCTTCTTCTTGAAATTCCATTATTTACATCCCAGAACAGCATAGACTTTAATCTTCTGTCTGCGTCATCACTTCCATCCAGCAGCATTCCGAAACCTCCGTTGATTACTTCTCCCCAGCCTACGCCACCTCCATTGTGGATAGAAACCCAGGTGGCTCCACGGAAACTGTCGCCAATCACGTTATGAATAGCCATATCTGCTGTAAACCTTGAGCCGTCATAGATATTGGAAGTTTCTCTGTAAGGAGAATCCGTTCCCGAAACGTCATGATGATCTCTTCCCAATACAACAGGTCCGATCTCCCCGTTTCTAATAGCTTTATTGAAAGCTTCTGCAATTTTCATTCTTCCCTCAGCATCTGCATACAGGATTCTAGCCTGTGAGCCTACTACCAGTTTATTTTCCTGTGCTCCTTTAATCCACTGGATATTGTCTTTCATCTGCTGTTGAATTTCTTCAGGGGAATTTTTAATCATTTCCTCCAAAACAGCACACGCAATATCATCGGTCTTTTGTAAGTCTTCAGGTTTTCCGCTTGTACATACCCAACGGAACGGCCCGAAACCATAATCAAAACACATTGGCCCCATAATATCCTGTACATAGCTTGGATATCTGAATTCCCTGCCCAGTGCCGGGTTTTCTGCCATCACATCTGCCCCGGCCCTGGATGCTTCCAATAGAAAGGCATTTCCGTAGTCGAAGAAGTAAGTTCCTTTCTGTGTATGTTTATTAATGGCTGCCGCATGTCTCCTTAAAGTTTCCTGAACCTTTTCTTTGAATAATTCAGGGTCTTCAGCCATCATCTTATTGGATTCTTCAAAACTCTGTCCTACAGGATAATATCCACCTGCCCATGGATTATGAAGAGACGTCTGATCTGATCCGATATCAATTCTTAAATCTTCCTGATCAAATTTTTCCCAAACTTCTACAATATTCCCAAGGTAAGCCAAAGAAACAGTTTCTTTATTTTCCTGTGCTTCTCTCACTCTCTTTACCAATTCATCCAGGTTTTCATGAATTTCATTGACCCACTTCTGATCATGGCGAATTTTTGTGATTTTTGGATTTACTTCTGCACACACGGTAACACAACCGGCAATATTTCCGGCTTTTGGCTGAGCTCCACTCATTCCCCCTAATCCGGAAGTTACAAAAAGGCCTCCTTTGGGTTCTTTATTGATCTTTCTGAAAGCATTCAATACGGTAATGGTTGTTCCGTGAACGATACCCTGGGGCCCGATATACATATAACTTCCCGCAGTCATTTGCCCATACTGCGTCACTCCCAGAGCATTGAATTTTTCCCAGTCATCCGGTTTTGAATAATTGGGAATCATCATTCCGTTGGTTACCACCACTCTTGGTGCATCCTTATGAGAAGGGAACAATCCCATCGGGTGTCCTG
Coding sequences within:
- a CDS encoding S41 family peptidase, whose protein sequence is MKNYSVIFILALLSSCASVKKHNAQRDSCIPPELLKEDVDYAYSKLQQMHPQLYWYISKPELDHKFDSLKQTITEPLTPLQFYFKLQPIIAGVREGHLSLRIPRRKFSKKEIKKLEHTKGLFSRFEYYISGNRMYIIQNPDSIENIKPGTELISINNVPVADYIIKYRKLISSDGYNDTFQPYFLKDLFFNFYTAENGLSNTAMIETLYHGEKRTYKLSREHKSETDLEKDKEMKKRTLEKKVNDYVASSNSYNRSFKFLDKDSTIAYIKVKSFSREYSDQFYKETFSKIKEAGSSYLIIDVRNNYGGSLHEINNLYSYLADKPFTLIKPSQVTSRDIPLRTNYFRKSSPLEYAFKSIAYPSYFFAQAFSTYKKDGKVFYKMKVDKPTKPNKNAFHGKVYVLINGGSFSASSIITAKLKDNKRATLVGEETGGANDGTVAGFYSYQQLPNSQIKFPIGLLLVQPNINFSDTKKGVSPDISIKESMQDIIDQKDPQLDWIKAEIDKEKQKQK
- a CDS encoding NADP-dependent glyceraldehyde-3-phosphate dehydrogenase, which codes for MSSANNASFQDIFKSEGKIPEEYKVPEIHQKVYLLNGELVEWKGATQNIYSPVCIPTENGLERKLLGSIPDIGPEEAMEVLEACVKAYDNGLGEWPTMSVEGRIKCMQKFVYLMIQQRDLIIRLLMWEIGKTLADSTKEFDRTVDYINQTIDALKDLDRESSRFQQAEETIAQIRRAPLGVVLSMGPFNYPLNEIFTTLIPALIMGNTILFKLPKHGVLAHYPLLDAFREAFPKGTVNTLYGKGSEIITPIMESGKVNVLAFIGSSKVANGLKKLHPKVNRLRAILSLDAKNAAIVTRHANLDVAVSECILGALSFNGQRCTALKLIFVQKEIAAEFTTRLSEAVSALKPGLPWEKDVKITPLPEVNKPPYLKECIDDALAKGAAVLNKEGGYTEESFVFPAVVYPVNSDMKLYHEEQFGPVIPVVPFENIEEPIDYQVNASHGMQVSIFSEDPQEVAKLIDPFVNLVSRVNINCQAQRGPDVFPFTGRKDSAEGTLSVFDALRSFSIRSLVAAKLTESNKELLNTIVRDHDSNFLSTDYIF
- the tpx gene encoding thiol peroxidase produces the protein MFSKIVFSTLFFFSAYGFAQNTQTANTVLMKGQSVHTYSRLPEVNKPAPRFILTDVNMNDQSLDAYKGRYIILNIFPSVDTGVCSASVHHFNEEAANLPNTVVLCISKDLPFAQKRFCGAEGIDRVVMLSDFRSDFGWNYGVEMIDSSMKGLLSRAVVVIDPSGKIIYEEQVPDISQEPNYEAAIRAVKQ
- a CDS encoding MBL fold metallo-hydrolase, whose product is MEIQKLNWAGVKLISNGKTILIDAAEDFSYYKPVLGDAVEQVMQFSDHVQADYILFTHMHLDHFDKGVIRKCLKKDGKLIVYKGLEAVVRKILDEVEIIVLDLNETFTENNMTFKPVFAMDGVGEIQSSWIVDDGETKIFHGGDTIWHNQFWKLGKENKDIDYAFLPVNGVVVNFEIIGLEYSPVPASLNLKEAFAAAHLLHAEKLVPIHYGLFAHEKCYIPQLFDENDLKKVSEEIGQEYMVLKDGEVLTEA
- a CDS encoding Crp/Fnr family transcriptional regulator — encoded protein: MASVTINKKLFSHLNVEETDPVWEKFTEVSFSKKNIFPDNKAYLVEDGVVRKYYINTVSDIEVEISADFYFPGDIFSVGREEPDAIYESLENGLAWEITLDEVKKMFADNPHCRFVQNYYLSRKLNAAMKREMLLLKNTPQDLYEYLLKNKPHYIQNIPLKYLASYIGITPISLSRIRKRIT
- a CDS encoding urocanate hydratase; protein product: MTFQEQIQQGIPDQLPQPKPYEANINHAPKRKEILGEEEKKLALKNALRYFDPQFHAALIPEFKQELEDYGRIYMYRFRPDYEMKARPITDYPGKSEQAKAIMLMIQNNLDYAVAQHPHELITYGGNGAVFSNWAQYLLTMKYLSEMTDEQTLVMYSGHPMGLFPSHKDAPRVVVTNGMMIPNYSKPDDWEKFNALGVTQYGQMTAGSYMYIGPQGIVHGTTITVLNAFRKINKEPKGGLFVTSGLGGMSGAQPKAGNIAGCVTVCAEVNPKITKIRHDQKWVNEIHENLDELVKRVREAQENKETVSLAYLGNIVEVWEKFDQEDLRIDIGSDQTSLHNPWAGGYYPVGQSFEESNKMMAEDPELFKEKVQETLRRHAAAINKHTQKGTYFFDYGNAFLLEASRAGADVMAENPALGREFRYPSYVQDIMGPMCFDYGFGPFRWVCTSGKPEDLQKTDDIACAVLEEMIKNSPEEIQQQMKDNIQWIKGAQENKLVVGSQARILYADAEGRMKIAEAFNKAIRNGEIGPVVLGRDHHDVSGTDSPYRETSNIYDGSRFTADMAIHNVIGDSFRGATWVSIHNGGGVGWGEVINGGFGMLLDGSDDADRRLKSMLFWDVNNGISRRSWARNEGAIFAIKRAMEAEPNLKVTLPNLVDENLL